Part of the Ammospiza caudacuta isolate bAmmCau1 chromosome 3, bAmmCau1.pri, whole genome shotgun sequence genome, CTACAAGTGGCATTGCTTGGCTGACAGGCAAAATTTGCTTGTGTGTGTTGGGACCCATAGCAGGAAAAATtgacactgaggggaaaaagtGAAAAGACTATTTGTAAGAGATGCCCTTTGATCTTACTTTATCCAAGTAAAACTTGAGAAATGAAGGTATCTGATTTTGGGATTTAAGGAGACTGTCAGAGTCCAAAGAGTTTGGCAGTTGCCACTTGTGTCTGCAGTCATTGTTTCCAGCTCTCTGAAGTTGTTTTTTAATCTTAGGGGAAAGTTCAGGAAACAGTAACTGATTAATAAAATTGCTTCTTGTACAGTGAAACTTGTGCAAATAGAAACCTcagctaaagagaaaaaaagtgcaGCCAGTATTGCACATTTTAACAGCCTTTACCTATGTGGGGAAAATGTGGCAAAGTTAACAACTGCATTTGGCAGGCAGCTCTTGGAGCATCATCTGCTCAGAGGCCTGGACCAGCTGAAGgtgcccctctgctctgtgtggccTGAACTGGCTCAGTGCTTGGTATTTATTAATCTAAACCTGCTTGGGAAGTTGGTATGGTCACAAAACGGGTGGGTTTGGCTATGGAACAGAGGCAATACATGTGTTCTAAAAGGTGGTTGGAAAAGAGGGCACAGATAAAGAGCCCAAACTATTAGTTTATATAATGCCTGGTGTTTAGCACtcagctccatcctcagcttTAATCCCAGGTCTCCATCTGTAAGAATGCCATGCCATCAACTGGCAGGGCTCCCATCTTTCCTGGGGAAGCCAAGCTGCTCAGTGGGGAGTAATCCCCTCTGGAGAGCTGGTTTGCAGAGTGCCACGCACACGGCAGAGGAGCGATGGCAGCGATGGCATGGGGGGCATGTGTGGAAGTGTGGGGTGAGGCCATGTCCTGCTCTGGTACCTGGAACCTGCTGTGCCTTCTCagggggctgctctgtgctacAGAGACTGCCCTGGAACACATGGCTCCCTCCCTTCCAAAGGGAACGGTGTTCATGGGCAGGACACAAATGCACCCAAGTCTTCCATGTGTTTGCTCCTTGGCTGCAGCAAAGGCCCAGGGGGCCATAGGCCTGTCAGAAAGCTGCATCTGGCTGAAGGAGAGGACAGGTAGTGAACTGCCAGGGTTATCCAGCCTCCACCTTCCCTGCAAGGCAACACATCCACGCAAGCGGGTGCAAGGATGTGGTTGCTGCTGTTCTGATGGAGCAaattcccctccctccttccttccctgcaaATGTGAATAGCTTTTTATCCTATCTTGAAAAGAAAGCAGATGCAAATGTAGATCAGGTACTTTGAGCAGTTTAAGTGCTCTTTGAGGTTGGGAAGAAGAAATCTGATTAGGGTTACAGCTGTTTCATTTCCTGACAGATGCACAGGGTGTTGTGTGCTGGCGAGCTGCGgatgtacacacacacagcagcctcGTTTTGTATCAGTGGCATAACCACATAGCAGCCAGCATGTTCGGAACTCCTTGTCCTGGACACCCTGCCAAAATATGCTTTATGCAGAATTTTCTGTGAACCAGCCTgtagtgtgtttgtgtgtgtgtgtgtgcatgcatataaatttgtgtgtgttttctttggTTGACAGGGCCTTTGTTGCTGAACTTTTTTTGCTGGAGTGGGGCGGTGTGCTGTAAACAAGCACAGCTAATTATAAAGCACTTGTATAAAAAATGATTTGCATTTGTACAAACAGTACTAGTAAAAGTGCCCGTGCAAGAGTACCACAAGTACCCAAATAAGCCCAGCTCTGAATGGAgaactcttttctttcttgcaaCCACAGCTGAAAAGCTGTTTATAACTAAATGCTGAGGTGGTGTACTTTTCTTTTCTAGGAACTTGGAATAAGAATTCCTAGACCACTGGGACACGGACCAAGCAGATTCATCCCTGAGAAGGAGGTGTGGTAGTGTTTTCAAGTACATAGTGAACTTTATGCTTTTAAGGAACATCATTTTATAGTAGTAGCCCACAGTGgtttcaggacagctgctgaTCTGCAAAACATTTTCAGGAGTGATATCACATTCAGTCCTCAGACTTTGGCCACAGTTCTAGTGTACAGAACAGTGAGAGCCTTGGGGAGCTTTGGAATAGTTATGACCCCTCCCATGCTGCTATCTAGTATGAGAGAAACCCAATACTGTTTCCTTGTGAACATCCGGATGTAATTTCCTACTGGTCCACAAGGtacctgcccctctgctctgggattGCTTTTTCTTGAGCCGCCTCTACCACTCTGAAGAATCTGAGAAGGTTCAGAGTGCTTTGGAtgagcatttctgctgcttatCTCCTGATTGTCTGGTAAGAGAATTTGGAGTAGAGGAAAAGTTAGTAATATGCCTGTGGTTTTCTAGGaattttagtctttttttaatttcctgtttttttctctctttgccagctttttgcttctttccctctttttcccgTAGTAAAAGTGATGATTCAAGTAGCTTTTAGTTATAATTAACTAAGATCAACCTGGGGTATTCAAGAAAGTGAAGGTGAGGCAGTTAAAAATGAGAAGTCAGCATTGTATTAGAGAGAGACTAAAGccaaaaatctccttttgctgGTATAACCACTTGTGATCTCCTAAATGAGAGGTATTACAGGGATTTAATGTGCCTTATGTGCACTGATTTAATGCCATTAATAGTTTTATAGTATAATTCCTTTCACTTGGGGCCTCTGGGTGCTGTGGTAATGTATCTATTTGCTATTTTATTGGTGGAACTGGGACAATATTGCtcactgctgcttctctccGATCAGACAATTCAGGTGGGGAAGGAGGACGCCGCAATGCACACGCTGTTTGCAGAGTCTTTTGCCACGCTGGGCCGGCTGGACAACGTCACCTTGGTGATGGTTTTCCACCCGCAGTATCTGGAAAGCTTTCTCAAAACTCAGCACTATCTGCTGCAGATGGACGGCCCGCTCCCGCTGCACTACCGGCACTACATCGGCATCATGGTACgcacccagccccagcctgccccagcagctgctgctgtgttctgcAGTTTCTagctggaaagggaaaagcagaggaggTTTGTTGCTGTCTGCTTTACAGATGGTTTCAGAAGATCGGCACTTTATGTTCATAGATATGGTAGGACTgtgagaaaaaggggaaaagcatGCTATAGAAATGAGATAATTGTTTGTTATTGGCATCCTTAGTATCTCAGAAACTGTTTCTCAAGAGAGCTTGTTTTCATATCTGTGTCCTGTCACAAACACTTCTCCTAACTCAATAGTTGGTCCCATTGTGCATTTCTGAATATGTAAATTCTGAGTGAGTTTTCTGCCAAAAGTGGTTGATTTCTAATTCTCAATCTGCCAGTTCAATGATCTTTGCTTGCTGAAGTTGAATTAAGGTTTTGGGCTGTATCTTTATTTGATATAGAAATTGTTGGAGTAAATGATACtgagcttttctttgctgagaaGCTGCCTGTAGTTTCTCTTGCCATATGCAATCTGAAACGTGCTTTCGATTGTTGCTGGTAAAGATGCAGCTAGAGACAGCTTCTTCCCCCTGGGGTGTAGGATGCAGTATGGATTACTTGCTTCAGGACATGCAACAAATCCATTCCTGTATTTCTCCCTGGGTATAGGCATGTTGCACCTGTAGCCAGCATAACGATGGTGTGTATAAACAAGGGATATTTATGTTGTGAGAACAATAATCAAAACAAGCTGATGTGTTAATTTCAGAAAACTTTTTACTTGAGTCTTTGATCAGTGCAAGTCTTATTCTTGGACATTTTGAGGAAATGATGCCTTATGGTATTTGTCATAAAGTACTAACTTTCTGTAATTGTTTTCTGTATCacactcttttcctttttaggCTGCAGCACGACATCAGTGCTCTTACCTTGTTAACCTCCACGTGAATGACTTTCTTCATGTTGGTGGAGACCCTAAATGGTTGAATGGTCTGGAAAATGCACCTcaaaaattgcaaaatttaGGAGAACTGAACAAAATATTGGCTCACCGACCCTGGCTTATCACCAAGGAACATATTGAGGTAGGTCCTTCACAGAGTAATGTGAATGTTCCCTTTTTTCAGTAAAGCAATCCCAGATTCTTGGATTCAGAGCCAGACAGGGTGAAAGATGTTCTGAAATCCAATGACTTGGATTTCAGTGCTACATCACTGCATGATCTAGTATCACTTGTGCCCTGTTATGTAAAACAGGATCATAACTGCTCTTAAATGAGTAACAAATTTCATTTACAACACCCTGAAATTTCTCTGTCATGCTGGAATTCTGTTGGAGCAATGACAGTGTGCTCATGTGTGCACCTCCCTCCTCAAGCTATGTGCTCTCAGTAGCCAGAACCCCTGGGTGTTTGAGTTGCTGCCAGAGGTTAGACGGAACACCAGCCACCACATTTTGTCtggcttgctgctgctgtgttttcaggtgggatggagagagagcaggctggcagagctgcccagggggtggtggtggcacaGGACAGCCAGGACTGCAGCACCAACAAACCACCAAAGAGTTGCTtcttccagcccttctgctctcctctgtGCCCGTAGCAAGGAGCACATGGGTGCTGGGActtcctctgtgctgcctggcCTGGTGAGAGGTGGTGGCAGGTCCAGCTGGGGCAGGACGGGGAGGGCGCACGCTCTGCCAGAAGGCCCCAAACCTCCCACACTTTCCTGCCTGAAGGGGAAGTTGGGGTTTGAAGCTTCTTGTCAAATCTAGAGCATTCCACCCAcagggacaagatggagggagcCTGTGCCAGGTTTTTACACTGCTGATCTGCAAGGACTTGCCTGGGTTTTCTGATGCTGTAAAGACCATTTGAACAAACATGCAACAGTTGTGGTTGCATCTTCATCAGTGGTGTGAAATTTCAATGCAAGTCAGTATGGCCTCGACAGAAACCACATGgtgcaaaaaaagaaatcccaacTTATTCAATTgcccagggacagaggggagaCAAGTTGTGTCCTCTGTGGCATAACCATGCAGGTCTGTGTCTGGCAGGTCACTGAGCACACTAATGGCAGCAGAGTCAGGAAGCATGTTTAGATGTTACAAAAGTAATTTCACCTGACAAAGAAATGTGTTGATAAACTGCATTAAGGTGGGGTCAAATGAATGACTTTAGTATTTCTGTCttgcattatttttaaagcaactCCTGAAGACAGAAGAGAACAGCTGGTCCCTGGCAGAGCTGATCCATGCAGTCGTTCTCCTTACACACTACCACTCCCTTGCTTCCTTCACGTTTGGCTGTGGGATCAGCCCAGAGATCGACTGTGAAGGGGGTCACACCTTCAGGCCCCCCTCTGTCAGTAACTATTGCATCTGTGATATAACAAATGGTTACCACGGGGTGGATGATATCcatgccagcccagctgcaagCATTCCAGTAAGTGTCTGTCTGAACTAACAGTCTCTTCCAACAGTAGTTATGTCTTTGTAAACTTAATAAGTGGAGGGTGcctgtttctttttattcttttgagaGTGGGATTGATGAGCCTAATCCAGATGTGGGTAttgaaaaaatgcatttaggAGGAGCTGAAATGATACTTGGAAGCTGGGGAAAGCTACCAAAGGGAAACAGACACAGTCTCTGTtgtcatttttttctgcctgtcaTTCATAAAGGTGAACTGAGATGAGTCCCAGCCTCAACTAGTTCATGACACGTGTCCTGAGCAGCAGTGGCCAGGAATGCTTTTTTCATCTGTGCAGTGGGAAATTGACTTTTCCTTTGAGTCTAGGCTCTCAGACTTTTTTGCCTTGAGGTGTTTGTCATGCATCACACAAAGGATCATTTTTAACAGATCATTCACAACTTTGTCACTCTCTTTAAAACAccctctcctgcctgcagcagttATGCTGATCTGGACTTGTTTTCCCTTGGTGAAAAGAATGATGTGAACTAAGTGTTGGTTTAAGAACAGCCATGAGGATGTTCTCACTGCAAGATCTTGCCTGTGATATTTTACTGCAGTGGTGTGGGTGGCATTTAAATTTGTTTGATGAAGCTTGCTGGCTCTCTGAAGGACCAAACTGCAAAAGGCATGGAGGAAAGGGGCAGAACtgtataaattaattttactcTGGTGATGATGAATGTTTACAAGATCAATTACTGAATTCTTGAGGTGTTAAAACAGCTGTTGTGAAAGACGATTATCTTGCACTGGCTTTCTTTTGAGGCTTCGTTAAATCTGCATTTATAGTCacccttcctttttccttcagtgtttcttctctgtgagcagaggaggagaaaaatactGTTGGGTGGTAAATACTGGTTACTTCCTCTATCAAAATTTCTGTTACAGCTCCTTGTTTTTCAGTTGCTGAACATTTAAACTAAGAGTAAGTAATTTTAGCATGAGAACAACTAGTTCCAAAATGCTGTGATTTTTAAATCATGCTAAAAATACCAGGGGTCTAATTGAGAAAAGATGACGACTAAATGTAAACCATTGTGTCAGTACAGGTTTCTTTCAAAAACTGTGTTCCTtgaaaaatctttatttaaagATGTAAAAGACTTCAGTTGTGTTTAAACTTTCTGGCTTGGCAATTACTGCCATCATTGTCAGTTCCTGTtgcatgaaaatgaaatatctttctcttctttttagTCCACAGAGTCTGTCTGTGAAGTTGAAGCTCTTATGGAGAAGatgaagcagctgcaggagtgCAGAGATGAAGAGGAAGCCAGCCAAGAAGAGATGGCCACACGTtttgaaagagagaagagagaaagcaTGTTTGTGTGCTCTTCAGGTAGTGCAGATGTAGTCTGTATTTattgtatgtatttattaagACTTTTCCAAATTATTTGAAGAAATACTCCTGcaaaaggggaaagaaatgCTATTAGATGTACACAAACATTACCATTTCTTTGAAGGAATCAGTATTAGAGATGCCTTGTTTTCTTCCAGGAACACTTAAAAGCAAAGTAGTGCCAAGATTTCTGTCTGCTTGCAGACACACCATAACAGGCTGACCAAAATTGTGTTTAATAGAAATCTCCAGAAGAAATGGAATCTCTCTTTTGAAAGTTTTAGAAATTTCACAGGAGATTTAAGCATCTTGCAAGATGTTCTAAAATCAAGACACTTGACATGCTTTGCTATTTAAGTGTATGAAACGTTACTTTTCAGATGACTGAAAGACAATCTATTACAAATTTAGGCTTGTAATGGCCTCTTCAATACAATTTCCTCTAAGACACACTTGACATGGGAGTCTCAGAAGTCTCTCTTTTAATAAGCTCTCTGTTTCAAACCAGTTTTTCCCCTGACATTTTTACAGACTTTTGAGTTAGGGGGAAAACATCCCCTAGATTCAGGGGATAGGGTGCAGTacaagagaagagagaaaaaaatgttcgTCTGTAAGGAAAAACCTGAGTGTTTTTCATGGAGTTGCCTCTGAACACCATAGCTGCAGTCACAGAACTGTACCAGAGGATCTTAATACGGCTAATCCAGTGAAAATGCGTTTGATTAAAAAGCACAGAGACCCATTCTTCTGCAGGAGTTCTTCTCATACACTTCCAATTTGTTCTATAAATTGTGTGCAATTCTGTTTGCCATTAACAGAAGATGAAGAATCTGCAGCAACAAGAGATGTGTCTCGGCACTTTGAGGACACCAGCTATGGTTACAAAGACTTCTCCCGACACGGAATGCACGTGCCCACCTTTCGTGTTCAGGTaagaggctggggctgccatCAGGGGGCTCAGGGAACAGCCTGTGCCAGATACCAAACCTGGAAAGGGGTGTGCTCTCACTGCCCTGTGGGTGAGGCTTAAATTAAGCCAGCAAATGAACAACCCCTACCCCCAGTGGATTATCTGCCCTGGGATCTTTACTGTACTAAAACTGGTTCTTCACaagtttatttctgaaatacttCATTCTGCATTTTTACTTATTCTAAGGATTATTCCTGGGAAGATCATGGCTATTCCTTGGTTAATCGTCTTTATCCAGATGTGGGACAACTACTTGATGAGAAGTTCCATATTGCTTATAATCTGACTTACAACACAATGGCCATGCACAAAGATGTGGATACCTCAATGTTAAGACGAGCTATTTGGAACTATATTCATTGTATGTTTGGAATAAGGTCAGTTTTACTCTTTTTATTCTAAACACattggtttttctttctcaggTTGAACCAGAACAATTTATTAAGTAATCATGCATGTATTTCTaaacatatttttgtttatGGGGAAGGGGCACTAGTGCTACACTTACCCAATAATTTGTTTTGCCATAGGAACTTAGAAACAATGCAAGTGAAATAACTGCTGCTtgaaaatgaaagtgtttttctttcaattcCAAACAGATACGATGATTATGACTATGGTGAAATCAATCAGTTGTTGGACCGCAGCTTTAAAGTTTATATCAAGACTGTGGTTTGCACTCCTGAAAAGACCACAAAAAGAATGTATGATAGCTTCTGGAGACAGTTTGAACACTCTGAGAAGGTACAGTTGGTGTGTGTGCTGAGGGACAGCCCCACATCAGTGTCTCCCTGACAGCCACAGCTTAAGCTttagctgctgctcctggggttCTGCTCACAGTCAAGTCACTGGGAAGTGTCGTGTTCCTGGGCTGAAATAATCTCCCCTTTCctcctgcctgtgtgctgggaaACAGCTGACATAGCCTGGGCAAGTTCTGAGCAGTACAAGGGGTTAGACATGACAATGGTACAGCTTCACCTCAACTGCATCAGTACTGCCTGTATCCCAGAGAGGCAGCAAAGTGGTGCACAGTCCATTCGTCCCTTGGCAGCAGACTTGGAACAGCTCTCTGGCTGGCCCAGGGTCTTTGCAGTCCCCTGGTCCTTCTGGCATGGATAGCCCCAAAAGAGTTTTTTTACCAAAGCCtaaaagctctgctgctgggttACAGCCTGAATTACACCTCCCAGTCCTATTTCCTGCTGTTAACTCCCAGATATTGAATCCATTAAGTTTATGTCCTTcagtttttctttgaaaaggtATTTCTTGGCCTCACTTAAAGTCAATGCTGAAACATAAAGATGCAGAAATCATTAATGCTCATATCATTAAAGGCTCTAGTTCTTGATAAACCACTTAAAGAAGGGTCCTATAACTACAATGATTTAATGTTCAAGTAAAACACTGCCTATGCTTTGGTTAGACTGACTGTGATACATGAGCTTTCCAAGCACACAAATCCTTCTTTAAAGCCCAGAACTCTGCATCTCTATAGCCATCCAAAGCCAAGACTCATTCACATATGTGTCACTGAATGCAATAACCACACATTCTCACAGAGATCATGCAAATGAAACCACACACAGCCCTTACATGCCAGAGCAAACGCACAGCAACCTGCTGTCAGTGAAAAAATACTTTCACACCCTTCCCCCCACAAGTTTCTGATTTCATCCTCAAAGAAATGCAATAAAGGCACTGAGGAGATTATGTGGGGAACTAAAATTCTTAGCTCCAGTAGCTACTGAACACCTGTGTGTCAGTAGAGATAGAGGGTTTATCACACTTGAGAGTTTTTCTGATGCTTCACCTTGGCCAACCACTCTGTGTTGTTCAGGTGGAAGCCGCCTGTGTGTTTCTCTCTCAGTCCCCAGGGACAAATGTCCTTATCACCTCTGCCTTTGCTATcacctccctctgctccacGGGTACTCACTGCCCTTCTGCCTTTAATCATTAGCCTCACTGAAACTGAACAAGCTGGGCATATTGTGCTGCCGGAGAAGGAAGGGCTTGTGTGCTTGAAAGCTTGTCTGTTATTTCCAGCTAAACCAGCTGGTCTGCTAAAGGATGATTTCCTCTTCCTATGGCCCTGGCCCTACATAAGTGTGCCCAGGGGCCAGTGCCACGCtgtgccacagtgccacagggTGTGGCACTGGTTCCTCTGCCCCCCTCAGTGAGCTCCACAGCGAGGTCTGGCTGTGACACGGGcagtgctccctgctgctgctgcacagcacagtgcccacagcccccaggcttcctgtggctgcaggcGTGGCGGCGAGCTCGGTGCTAAAGCAGAACTTCTCTCCCTGCAGGTCCATGTAAATTTGCTTCTGGTAGAAGCTCGGATGCAAGCCGAACTACTTTATGCTCTGAGAGCTATTACTCGCTATATGACCTGATGTCTCTGGCTGCCTGTCGACGTTGGAATgttctgcagctgcagtatgGCAGAGGAAGATACGAAGCCTCAGGACCAACAGTAGCTATAAGTTAAGATGCCCATTGTGCCATAACTCCTTTAGTTTCAGCTATTTCCATGTTTGGAATATCATTGCTGCCGCTGGGCAGCGAACGCTTGGCAGTTGACAGACAGGGTTGTGCAGAAGTGCTGCCTGCTCATGGTATTTTGGCTTTAGACAGCCCAGGACATTCTCTGAACTTGTGGCAATATAGCAAACCATAGATACATAGATCTTGTGTTAAGGCAAATACTGCAGGAGTCGGAGTGTGAAAAGAACTGGGACTTGATGGCATTTGCTTTCCCTACGAGAATAATTCTAGAAAATCTTGATGCTGCTATTTGTGCAGGTGGAGTGAACAGACCCAGGCTGTTCCAGTTGAGCTAGAAGTGAAAGTGAGCACTGCTATTGTCTGAGCCTTTATTGTGTGTGGTTTCAAAAAAGCCTTGTTATTTAGATTCCCTGTTTAATCAGAACTAAACCTCTTCTGTCCACACTGATAATTTGAAAGATAGCAGTCAATTTTCTCAACTAGTTTAGCCTTAAAAACAGGATGTTTGTTCAGCATTATTTCATGAGCTCCAAAGTGCAATGGTCTTCCTATGGAAAGAAGGGGACTGGAGTCCTCAAAGCTTCTTAGAGATCTACCTACATAAAGTGTCAAGTAG contains:
- the SESN1 gene encoding sestrin-1 isoform X2 → MVARPGRQHQELGIRIPRPLGHGPSRFIPEKETIQVGKEDAAMHTLFAESFATLGRLDNVTLVMVFHPQYLESFLKTQHYLLQMDGPLPLHYRHYIGIMAAARHQCSYLVNLHVNDFLHVGGDPKWLNGLENAPQKLQNLGELNKILAHRPWLITKEHIEQLLKTEENSWSLAELIHAVVLLTHYHSLASFTFGCGISPEIDCEGGHTFRPPSVSNYCICDITNGYHGVDDIHASPAASIPSTESVCEVEALMEKMKQLQECRDEEEASQEEMATRFEREKRESMFVCSSEDEESAATRDVSRHFEDTSYGYKDFSRHGMHVPTFRVQDYSWEDHGYSLVNRLYPDVGQLLDEKFHIAYNLTYNTMAMHKDVDTSMLRRAIWNYIHCMFGIRYDDYDYGEINQLLDRSFKVYIKTVVCTPEKTTKRMYDSFWRQFEHSEKVHVNLLLVEARMQAELLYALRAITRYMT
- the SESN1 gene encoding sestrin-1 isoform X3, with amino-acid sequence MHTLFAESFATLGRLDNVTLVMVFHPQYLESFLKTQHYLLQMDGPLPLHYRHYIGIMAAARHQCSYLVNLHVNDFLHVGGDPKWLNGLENAPQKLQNLGELNKILAHRPWLITKEHIEQLLKTEENSWSLAELIHAVVLLTHYHSLASFTFGCGISPEIDCEGGHTFRPPSVSNYCICDITNGYHGVDDIHASPAASIPSTESVCEVEALMEKMKQLQECRDEEEASQEEMATRFEREKRESMFVCSSEDEESAATRDVSRHFEDTSYGYKDFSRHGMHVPTFRVQDYSWEDHGYSLVNRLYPDVGQLLDEKFHIAYNLTYNTMAMHKDVDTSMLRRAIWNYIHCMFGIRYDDYDYGEINQLLDRSFKVYIKTVVCTPEKTTKRMYDSFWRQFEHSEKVHVNLLLVEARMQAELLYALRAITRYMT
- the SESN1 gene encoding sestrin-1 isoform X1; this translates as MEEREGEVRWDGLCSRDAAARAAALDTIGQAVLRRAESVASGAAADGLPVPAARDGLGEALARLLMLSKRCPFPDVREKSEAILGGVQELGIRIPRPLGHGPSRFIPEKETIQVGKEDAAMHTLFAESFATLGRLDNVTLVMVFHPQYLESFLKTQHYLLQMDGPLPLHYRHYIGIMAAARHQCSYLVNLHVNDFLHVGGDPKWLNGLENAPQKLQNLGELNKILAHRPWLITKEHIEQLLKTEENSWSLAELIHAVVLLTHYHSLASFTFGCGISPEIDCEGGHTFRPPSVSNYCICDITNGYHGVDDIHASPAASIPSTESVCEVEALMEKMKQLQECRDEEEASQEEMATRFEREKRESMFVCSSEDEESAATRDVSRHFEDTSYGYKDFSRHGMHVPTFRVQDYSWEDHGYSLVNRLYPDVGQLLDEKFHIAYNLTYNTMAMHKDVDTSMLRRAIWNYIHCMFGIRYDDYDYGEINQLLDRSFKVYIKTVVCTPEKTTKRMYDSFWRQFEHSEKVHVNLLLVEARMQAELLYALRAITRYMT